From the genome of Nitrospira sp. SG-bin1, one region includes:
- a CDS encoding type I methionyl aminopeptidase produces the protein MIILKTPAEIAVMAEASRVVAEALAIVREAACPGISTEELDRIAEEAIRARGAVPAFKGYRNYPKTLCASVNEQVVHGIPSKRKLKEGDIIGLDLGAIVGGFYGDSAITMAVGRIPEATDKLVRVTEEALYLGIKQAVVGNRLTDISNAVQQHVEAAGFSVVTEFVGHGIGRQLHEEPQVPNYGKPGQGPRLQPGMVLAIEPMVNMGRSAVRVLEDRWTAVTVDGSLSAHFEHTIAIQPSGAPRILSQLETA, from the coding sequence ATGATCATTCTCAAAACGCCCGCCGAGATAGCGGTGATGGCAGAGGCGTCTAGAGTGGTGGCGGAGGCGCTCGCGATTGTGAGGGAAGCGGCTTGTCCAGGCATCAGCACGGAGGAACTGGACCGTATCGCCGAGGAAGCGATACGGGCAAGGGGCGCGGTTCCGGCATTCAAAGGCTACAGGAACTATCCCAAGACTCTCTGTGCATCCGTGAATGAGCAAGTCGTTCACGGGATCCCCTCGAAGCGGAAGCTGAAGGAAGGGGATATCATTGGACTGGATCTCGGTGCTATCGTAGGTGGTTTCTATGGGGATTCAGCCATAACAATGGCGGTGGGTCGAATCCCTGAAGCAACCGATAAGTTGGTTCGAGTGACGGAAGAGGCGCTTTATCTGGGTATCAAACAGGCTGTAGTAGGCAACCGATTGACGGATATTTCAAACGCCGTACAACAACATGTCGAAGCCGCCGGATTCTCCGTCGTTACCGAGTTTGTTGGGCATGGCATTGGCCGACAACTGCACGAGGAACCTCAAGTTCCCAATTATGGAAAGCCGGGCCAGGGGCCTCGCTTGCAACCAGGCATGGTCCTGGCGATCGAACCAATGGTGAACATGGGGCGAAGTGCCGTTCGCGTTCTTGAGGATCGGTGGACCGCGGTTACGGTCGACGGGAGCCTGTCGGCCCACTTTGAGCATACGATCGCCATTCAACCAAGTGGAGCACCTCGTATTTTGAGTCAATTGGAAACGGCGTAA
- a CDS encoding NAD+ synthase, with the protein MRTLRIAMAQMNPIVGDLSGNVRRIATWLREAKKAKADLVAFPELAVTGYPPEDLLLKPQFVQDNRRALGEVIRACRGLVVVVGYVGQGDQREQAASRQPIISASQDELYNAAALIADGRLVGSYRKWYLPNYGVFDESRYFRPGRRLPLLLVNGTTIGVSICEDIWLPEGPTRAQAAAGAEVIININASPFHVGKSRSREQMLATRARENGVIVTYTNTVGGQDELIFDGNSLILDQSGNVIARGRAFEEELLVADVPVDRASPRHVPRTRKTSLRVKDTSVVDRIVVNMPAAKRKRTSIVPSLAEPLAEMEEVYQALILSVKDYVGKNRFKRVVLGLSGGVDSALTAAIAVDALGMNNVLGVFMPSPYTSHESEEDVAELVRCLGIELKVIPIAPTFDAYRQSLAHSFADRPADTTEENLQARIRGNILMALSNKFGYLVLTTGNKSELSVGYATLYGDMAGGFAVIKDVPKTMVYELSKFRNGLGPSPVIPKRTLDRPPSAELRPNQKDEDSLPPYPILDPILQAYVGEDRPLEEIVEAGFDRATVARVVRMVDNSEFKRRQAPIGAKITHRAFGKDRRMPITSGYRLKQP; encoded by the coding sequence ATGCGGACATTGCGAATCGCGATGGCACAGATGAACCCGATCGTGGGGGACCTGAGTGGCAATGTCCGTCGTATCGCAACTTGGCTCCGAGAGGCGAAGAAAGCAAAGGCCGATCTGGTTGCATTTCCTGAACTGGCCGTGACCGGTTATCCACCTGAAGATCTTCTACTTAAACCGCAATTTGTGCAAGACAACCGGCGCGCGCTGGGCGAGGTAATCAGAGCCTGTCGAGGCCTTGTTGTGGTGGTGGGTTATGTGGGGCAAGGCGATCAACGTGAGCAGGCCGCTTCGCGGCAACCAATTATCTCGGCCAGTCAAGATGAACTCTATAATGCTGCGGCCCTGATTGCCGACGGACGGCTAGTCGGCAGCTATCGAAAATGGTATTTACCGAACTATGGCGTATTCGATGAAAGCCGTTATTTTCGCCCCGGTCGGAGACTCCCGTTGCTCCTCGTCAACGGAACGACAATCGGGGTGTCCATCTGCGAAGATATTTGGTTACCGGAAGGACCCACCCGTGCACAAGCAGCGGCCGGCGCAGAAGTGATCATCAACATCAATGCCTCTCCCTTTCATGTCGGGAAGAGCCGGTCGAGGGAACAGATGCTCGCGACGAGAGCGCGTGAGAACGGCGTCATTGTGACCTATACCAATACTGTTGGAGGACAGGATGAGTTGATCTTTGATGGGAACAGCCTCATCCTGGATCAATCAGGCAACGTGATCGCGCGTGGCCGTGCATTCGAGGAGGAGTTGCTCGTGGCCGATGTGCCCGTTGATCGTGCCTCACCACGTCATGTGCCTCGTACCCGCAAGACGTCGTTACGTGTCAAGGACACCTCGGTTGTTGACAGAATAGTGGTAAATATGCCAGCAGCCAAGCGGAAACGGACGAGCATTGTACCGTCGCTGGCGGAACCGTTAGCTGAGATGGAAGAAGTGTATCAGGCGCTGATCTTGTCCGTGAAAGATTATGTCGGAAAAAACAGGTTCAAGCGTGTTGTCCTCGGGTTGAGCGGTGGAGTGGATTCGGCATTGACCGCCGCCATCGCAGTGGATGCGCTGGGGATGAACAATGTACTCGGTGTTTTCATGCCGTCTCCCTATACGTCGCATGAGAGCGAAGAGGATGTTGCAGAACTCGTGAGGTGTCTCGGTATTGAATTGAAAGTGATTCCAATTGCCCCGACTTTTGATGCCTATCGACAATCACTGGCACACTCATTTGCCGACCGCCCGGCAGATACGACCGAAGAAAACCTTCAGGCGCGCATTCGTGGGAATATCCTCATGGCTTTGTCCAATAAGTTCGGGTATCTGGTGTTGACCACCGGGAACAAGAGCGAATTGAGCGTGGGATACGCGACGCTGTACGGCGATATGGCCGGCGGGTTCGCCGTCATCAAGGATGTGCCGAAGACGATGGTCTATGAGCTGTCGAAGTTCCGTAATGGTCTTGGTCCATCACCTGTGATTCCCAAGCGTACTCTAGACCGACCCCCGAGCGCCGAGTTGAGACCGAATCAAAAAGATGAAGATTCCCTACCACCGTATCCCATCCTTGATCCCATTCTCCAGGCGTACGTGGGAGAAGATCGCCCGCTCGAGGAGATTGTTGAAGCGGGGTTTGATCGTGCAACGGTCGCCCGTGTGGTGAGGATGGTTGATAACAGCGAGTTTAAACGGCGTCAGGCACCTATCGGTGCTAAGATCACGCATCGCGCCTTCGGCAAGGATCGGCGAATGCCGATCACGAGCGGCTACCGTCTCAAGCAGCCATAA
- the glnA gene encoding glutamine synthetase (forms a homododecamer; forms glutamine from ammonia and glutamate with the conversion of ATP to ADP and phosphate; also functions in the assimilation of ammonia; highly regulated protein controlled by the addition/removal of adenylyl groups by adenylyltransferase from specific tyrosine residues; addition of adenylyl groups results in inactivation of the enzyme) translates to MNVREVLEFAKKHRVQMVDLKFVDLPGVWQHMTIPVSELTENLFKEGSGLDGSSIRGWKAINNSDLLVVPDPATACLDPFTAVPTLSLTGNVVDPISRENYERDPRFIAQKAERYLQSTKIGDNSFWGPEAEFFIFDHARYDQTSHSGFYYLDSEEGAWNMGQEGHNLGGKIRHKQGYFPVAPADTQQDIRSEMVLEMEKVGIEVEKHHHETASAGQAEIDIRFDSLLRTADKMMMYKYIVKNVARRHGKTVTFMPKPLFSDAGSGMHTHQSIWKDGKPLFAGKDYAGISQLCLYYIGGILKHAPALAAFTNPTTNSYKRITPGFEAPVLLAYSSRNRSAGIRIPMYSPSPKAKRIEVRFPDPSCNPYLAFSAMLMAGLDGIQNKINPGEPAEKDLYDLDPKEAASIPTMPGSLDEAINSLEKDYQFLLKGEVFTEDLIEAWIGYKRSKEIDQMRLRPHPYEFFLYYDV, encoded by the coding sequence ATGAACGTGCGTGAGGTGTTGGAGTTCGCCAAGAAGCACAGAGTCCAGATGGTCGATCTGAAATTCGTCGATCTGCCGGGTGTATGGCAACATATGACCATCCCTGTAAGCGAACTAACGGAGAACTTGTTCAAAGAGGGTTCCGGTCTCGATGGATCGTCCATTCGCGGTTGGAAGGCCATCAACAACAGCGACTTGTTGGTCGTGCCCGACCCGGCGACGGCGTGCCTGGATCCTTTTACGGCGGTGCCGACTCTCAGCCTGACCGGCAATGTCGTGGATCCGATTTCCCGCGAAAACTACGAGCGCGATCCCAGGTTTATCGCCCAAAAGGCGGAGCGATACCTCCAGAGCACCAAGATCGGCGACAATTCGTTCTGGGGGCCGGAAGCCGAATTTTTTATCTTCGACCATGCCCGTTACGACCAGACCAGCCACAGCGGCTTCTACTATCTTGATTCCGAGGAAGGTGCCTGGAACATGGGGCAGGAGGGACACAACCTGGGAGGGAAGATCCGGCATAAGCAAGGCTATTTCCCGGTGGCTCCGGCGGATACCCAGCAGGATATTCGAAGCGAGATGGTCCTGGAGATGGAAAAGGTCGGCATCGAAGTCGAAAAGCATCATCATGAGACGGCTTCGGCGGGCCAAGCCGAAATCGATATCCGATTCGATTCCCTCTTGCGCACCGCGGACAAGATGATGATGTACAAGTACATCGTTAAGAACGTGGCGCGCCGACATGGGAAGACGGTGACCTTCATGCCGAAGCCGCTCTTCAGTGATGCCGGGTCGGGGATGCACACGCACCAGAGCATCTGGAAAGACGGTAAGCCGCTTTTTGCCGGAAAGGACTATGCGGGGATCTCTCAGCTCTGTTTGTATTATATCGGCGGCATTCTCAAGCATGCGCCGGCGCTGGCGGCGTTTACGAATCCGACGACAAACTCCTACAAGCGCATCACACCGGGGTTCGAAGCGCCGGTGCTGCTGGCCTATTCCAGCCGGAACCGATCGGCCGGCATCCGTATTCCGATGTATTCCCCGAGCCCGAAGGCTAAGCGGATCGAAGTGCGATTTCCAGATCCCTCCTGTAATCCCTATTTGGCGTTTTCCGCCATGCTCATGGCGGGGCTGGATGGGATCCAAAACAAGATCAATCCCGGTGAGCCAGCCGAAAAAGATCTCTATGATCTCGACCCGAAGGAGGCCGCCAGCATCCCGACTATGCCTGGAAGTCTCGATGAAGCGATCAATAGTTTGGAAAAGGACTACCAGTTTCTGCTCAAAGGCGAGGTGTTTACCGAGGATCTGATCGAAGCCTGGATCGGCTATAAACGAAGCAAGGAAATCGATCAGATGCGCTTGCGGCCGCATCCGTATGAATTCTTTCTCTATTATGACGTCTAG
- a CDS encoding 30S ribosomal protein S4: MAKYRGPVCRLCRREGEKLFLKGTRCMTEKCAIERRSYPPGQHGQGRQRTSDYSLQLREKQKLRRIYGLQERQFRGVFERAERHIGVTGEALLRLLECRLDNVTYRLGFGASRKQSRQLVSHGHFTVNGKKITVAGALVKPGDVIEVRERSRDVVAIQAALESVDSRGIPDWLELDKGAFKGTVRALPAKDQIALPVNEQMVVELYSR; the protein is encoded by the coding sequence GTGGCAAAGTATCGTGGTCCAGTCTGTCGATTGTGTCGGCGAGAAGGAGAGAAACTTTTTCTCAAGGGCACACGCTGTATGACGGAAAAGTGCGCGATTGAACGTCGGAGTTATCCGCCCGGTCAACACGGACAGGGGCGCCAGAGAACTTCGGACTATAGCCTACAGTTGCGCGAAAAACAGAAGCTGCGTCGAATCTATGGACTTCAGGAGCGACAATTCCGCGGTGTTTTTGAACGTGCCGAGCGACATATCGGCGTCACCGGCGAAGCCCTCTTGCGGTTGCTAGAATGCCGTTTGGACAATGTCACGTACCGATTGGGCTTCGGTGCTTCCCGCAAGCAATCGCGTCAGCTGGTGAGCCATGGCCATTTCACGGTAAACGGTAAGAAGATCACCGTGGCTGGGGCCCTGGTGAAACCGGGAGACGTGATTGAGGTTCGTGAGCGGAGTCGCGACGTGGTTGCAATCCAGGCGGCATTGGAATCGGTCGATAGTCGAGGCATACCTGACTGGCTTGAGCTCGATAAAGGCGCGTTCAAGGGTACGGTGCGTGCGTTGCCGGCCAAGGATCAAATTGCGTTGCCGGTCAATGAGCAGATGGTGGTGGAATTGTACTCGAGATAG
- the infA gene encoding translation initiation factor IF-1 (stimulates the activities of the other two initiation factors, IF-2 and IF-3) has translation MAKEDIIEVQGSVAETLPNAMFRVKLDNGHIILAHISGKMRMHFIRILPGDKVTVEMSPYDLTRGRITYRFK, from the coding sequence GTGGCAAAGGAAGACATCATTGAAGTCCAGGGTTCGGTAGCGGAGACGCTTCCCAATGCCATGTTTCGGGTCAAGCTGGATAATGGCCATATCATATTGGCTCACATCTCGGGGAAAATGCGGATGCATTTTATCCGTATCCTCCCCGGCGATAAGGTCACGGTGGAAATGTCGCCATACGATTTGACCAGGGGCCGAATTACTTATCGTTTCAAGTAA
- a CDS encoding 30S ribosomal protein S11: MSVKKGKKKERRIVQNGVAHVQASFNNTIVTITDMSGNTVVWASAGNQGFKGSRKSTPFAAQRAGEAAARKAMESGMRQVDVYVNGPGSGRESAIRSLQGAGLRINLIRDVTPIPHNGCRPPKRRRV, from the coding sequence ATGAGTGTCAAAAAAGGAAAGAAGAAAGAGCGTCGAATCGTTCAAAATGGAGTGGCGCATGTTCAGGCGTCATTCAATAATACGATTGTGACGATCACCGACATGAGCGGGAACACGGTGGTGTGGGCAAGCGCGGGCAATCAAGGGTTCAAAGGATCGCGAAAAAGCACTCCCTTTGCCGCTCAGCGAGCCGGAGAAGCCGCGGCGCGCAAGGCTATGGAAAGCGGGATGCGGCAGGTCGATGTCTATGTGAATGGACCGGGGTCCGGCCGGGAGTCGGCTATCCGTTCACTCCAAGGTGCTGGTCTACGGATCAATCTGATACGCGACGTCACGCCCATTCCCCACAATGGGTGCCGACCGCCCAAACGACGGCGAGTGTGA
- a CDS encoding RNase adaptor protein RapZ: protein MNLVIISGLSGSGKTYALKAFEDAGYFCIDNLPPALLPTFVDLCNQQHSEIANVALGIDIRERAFFSDFVGILERVKALGHAVQLLFLEAREEVLTRRFSESRRPHPLLPHLPVLDGIRFEKERVAELRRRADRIIDTSDLTVHELGELLAKQFQRESSDRRLTISLMTFGYKFGVPYDIDLLFDVRFLKNPFFLPELKPLSGDDPLVRNFVLTDPDAVSLMEHLEGLLKFLLPLFQRERRSYLTVGIGCTGGRHRSVAIAGRLRESLVALGYDVGLKHRDIDKT, encoded by the coding sequence CTGAATCTCGTCATTATTAGTGGATTGTCGGGTTCTGGGAAAACATACGCCCTTAAAGCGTTTGAGGATGCTGGATATTTTTGCATCGATAACCTACCTCCGGCTCTACTTCCGACCTTTGTCGATCTCTGCAACCAGCAGCATAGTGAAATTGCCAACGTTGCTCTTGGGATTGACATTAGGGAGCGCGCATTCTTTTCAGATTTCGTCGGAATCTTGGAAAGAGTGAAAGCTCTCGGCCATGCCGTGCAGTTGCTGTTTCTTGAGGCTCGTGAAGAGGTCCTGACTAGACGATTTTCAGAGTCCAGGCGTCCCCACCCGCTTTTACCACATCTCCCCGTCTTGGATGGCATCCGATTCGAAAAGGAACGGGTCGCTGAACTCCGACGCCGGGCTGATCGGATCATTGACACATCCGATCTGACCGTCCATGAGCTGGGGGAGTTGCTTGCGAAACAGTTTCAGCGGGAATCATCGGATAGGCGTTTGACGATCTCTCTCATGACCTTCGGATATAAATTCGGGGTGCCGTATGACATTGATTTGTTATTTGATGTACGATTTCTTAAAAATCCGTTTTTCCTACCCGAGCTCAAGCCGCTTTCAGGAGATGATCCGCTGGTCCGGAATTTTGTCCTGACAGACCCAGACGCCGTTTCACTTATGGAGCATCTCGAAGGTCTGCTGAAGTTTCTCTTGCCACTATTCCAGCGAGAGCGGCGTAGTTATCTAACCGTCGGTATTGGATGTACCGGTGGGCGCCATCGTTCGGTCGCAATTGCCGGCCGTCTCCGAGAAAGCCTGGTCGCCCTGGGGTACGATGTCGGTCTCAAACACCGCGATATCGACAAGACATAA
- a CDS encoding adenylate kinase (essential enzyme that recycles AMP in active cells; converts ATP and AMP to two molecules of ADP), with product MRLVFLGAPGVGKGTQADKVAVQYRIRKISTGDLLREAVRNQTPLGLEAKVHMDEGRLVPDSVVIGLVRQKLADSSHANGFILDGFPRTVPQAESLAKVLAERGLHLDRVINFRVSREEIIKRLSGRRSCPKCQATYHVAFAPSKSGTLCDRCGETLVQRSDDQREAIQMRLRVYEEQTAPLITFYEKQGLLSHLNGAEAVETVYHNLVKVLATPQPA from the coding sequence ATGCGGCTTGTGTTCCTCGGCGCTCCGGGTGTTGGAAAAGGCACACAGGCTGACAAAGTCGCCGTTCAGTATCGCATCCGTAAGATTTCAACCGGTGATTTGCTTCGCGAGGCGGTTCGCAACCAGACACCGCTTGGCCTTGAAGCGAAAGTGCATATGGATGAGGGTCGGTTGGTTCCAGATTCAGTCGTTATCGGACTAGTACGGCAAAAACTGGCTGACTCATCACATGCCAACGGGTTTATTCTCGATGGGTTTCCGAGGACAGTTCCTCAGGCTGAGTCCTTAGCAAAGGTGCTTGCGGAACGAGGCCTTCATCTGGATCGGGTGATTAATTTTAGGGTTTCTCGGGAAGAAATCATCAAGCGATTGAGCGGACGACGGAGTTGTCCCAAATGTCAGGCTACTTATCACGTAGCCTTTGCTCCATCGAAGAGCGGCACCCTGTGTGACCGATGTGGAGAGACCTTGGTTCAACGAAGTGACGATCAGCGGGAGGCGATTCAGATGCGCCTCCGTGTATATGAAGAACAGACAGCGCCGTTAATCACCTTCTATGAGAAGCAGGGGTTATTGTCGCATCTTAACGGTGCCGAGGCTGTTGAAACGGTATACCACAACCTCGTGAAAGTGCTCGCGACACCCCAGCCGGCATGA
- a CDS encoding DNA-directed RNA polymerase subunit alpha gives MIKAMKDFQIPMRVEVDKDAQSPTFGRFTTEAFERGFGTTIGNALRRILLSSLTGAAVTTVKIEGVVHEFSTISGVTEDVTAIILNIKSLRLALHTDKPKTIRLKKKGPGEAKGSDILHDGDVMILTPDLHIATLDKDAILDIEMTVKHGRGYVPAERNKEEGLPIGVIAIDSIFSPIRRVNFHVENARVGRMTDYDKLTMEVWTDGTISPRDALSTAAGILREHLDIFINPEERSEGKAEAGYEDSQREVNKNLSRSVNELELSVRAANCLKNANIKTIADLVQKSEGEMLRTKNFGKKSLNEIKEILSEMGLSLGTKIEAASSPHNGSPKPE, from the coding sequence ATGATCAAAGCGATGAAAGACTTTCAGATCCCAATGCGGGTGGAAGTCGACAAGGATGCACAATCTCCCACATTTGGACGGTTCACCACAGAGGCGTTTGAGCGGGGGTTTGGCACCACAATCGGGAATGCCCTCCGTCGCATTCTGTTATCGTCCCTCACGGGTGCTGCCGTAACTACCGTGAAGATCGAAGGGGTCGTCCATGAGTTCTCAACGATTTCCGGTGTCACGGAGGATGTCACCGCGATCATCCTCAATATCAAAAGCCTCCGGCTGGCGCTCCACACGGACAAGCCGAAGACAATACGGTTGAAAAAGAAGGGGCCTGGAGAAGCAAAGGGGTCGGACATTCTCCACGACGGGGACGTCATGATTCTGACGCCGGATTTGCATATTGCCACGCTCGATAAGGATGCAATTCTAGACATCGAAATGACTGTGAAGCACGGCCGTGGATATGTACCGGCCGAGCGCAATAAAGAAGAGGGACTGCCGATCGGAGTGATCGCCATCGATTCCATCTTTTCTCCGATCCGGAGAGTCAATTTTCACGTCGAGAATGCGCGGGTCGGTCGTATGACCGACTATGACAAGCTGACAATGGAAGTTTGGACCGATGGCACGATCAGCCCGCGCGACGCCCTATCTACCGCGGCGGGCATTTTGCGTGAACATTTGGATATCTTTATCAACCCCGAAGAACGCAGCGAAGGGAAGGCCGAAGCGGGTTACGAGGACTCTCAACGGGAGGTGAACAAGAACCTCTCGCGGAGCGTGAATGAGTTGGAGTTATCCGTTCGGGCGGCGAATTGTCTAAAGAATGCGAACATCAAAACGATCGCCGATCTTGTGCAAAAGTCAGAAGGGGAGATGCTCCGAACAAAGAACTTTGGAAAAAAATCTCTCAACGAGATCAAAGAAATCCTGTCTGAGATGGGGCTTTCACTGGGAACAAAGATAGAGGCTGCATCTTCTCCTCATAATGGAAGCCCAAAACCTGAATGA
- a CDS encoding transcriptional regulator (indirectly regulates nitrogen metabolism; at high nitrogen levels P-II prevents the phosphorylation of NR-I, the transcriptional activator of the glutamine synthetase gene (glnA); at low nitrogen levels P-II is uridylylated to form PII-UMP and interacts with an adenylyltransferase (GlnE) that activates GlnA), translated as MKLVEAIVKPFKLEEIKDALLEIGVQGMTVSEVKGFGRQKGHKETYRGQEYTIEFVPKVKIEVAVTDVLVPRVIEAITGAAKTGSIGDGKIFVRELTEVVRIRTGETGETAL; from the coding sequence ATGAAATTGGTTGAGGCCATCGTCAAGCCGTTCAAACTTGAGGAGATCAAGGATGCCCTGTTGGAAATCGGTGTCCAAGGAATGACGGTATCGGAAGTCAAAGGGTTTGGGCGTCAGAAGGGTCATAAGGAAACATACCGAGGGCAAGAGTATACGATCGAGTTTGTCCCCAAGGTAAAAATCGAGGTGGCAGTAACGGATGTCCTGGTACCTCGGGTGATTGAGGCCATCACCGGCGCCGCGAAGACCGGGAGCATCGGGGACGGAAAAATTTTTGTTCGAGAGTTGACTGAGGTGGTGCGCATTCGCACAGGAGAAACCGGAGAAACCGCACTGTGA
- a CDS encoding 30S ribosomal protein S13, producing MARIAGVDLPRNKRTDIGLSYIYGIGRMSALKILHEAGIDGAVRVKDLSEDKIVKLREIIERDYRVEGDLRKEVSLNIKRLVDTGTYRGLRHRKGLPVRGQRTKTNARTRKGRRAGVSSKPRPTMAKGSSNA from the coding sequence ATGGCACGTATTGCTGGGGTTGATTTGCCGCGGAACAAACGAACCGATATCGGATTGAGCTACATTTATGGGATCGGGCGCATGTCGGCTCTGAAGATTCTCCATGAAGCGGGGATCGATGGAGCGGTTCGTGTCAAAGATCTGAGCGAAGATAAGATCGTTAAATTGCGCGAAATTATTGAGCGTGATTATCGGGTAGAGGGGGATCTACGCAAAGAAGTGTCGCTGAATATCAAGCGGCTGGTTGATACAGGGACATATCGAGGGTTGCGTCATCGCAAAGGGTTGCCCGTTCGCGGACAGCGGACCAAGACCAATGCCCGAACGCGTAAAGGACGTCGCGCAGGCGTCAGCAGCAAGCCGAGACCCACAATGGCCAAAGGGTCGTCCAACGCCTAG
- a CDS encoding 50S ribosomal protein L17, with the protein MRHRKKGRQLGRQTKHRTALFRNLVTSLLDQERIETTGAKAKEIRGFTDRMISLGKEGTLPARRRALGFLRSKAVVSKLFGDVAARFKDRSGGYTRIVKTRRRIGDAAEMVAIELVSRQELAPKKKSEARTAQPTSTETGTSA; encoded by the coding sequence GTGCGACATAGAAAAAAGGGACGACAACTTGGACGGCAGACGAAGCATCGAACGGCGTTGTTTCGGAATCTAGTGACGTCGTTGTTGGACCAGGAACGTATCGAGACCACAGGAGCCAAGGCTAAAGAGATACGAGGGTTTACCGATCGTATGATCAGCCTTGGTAAGGAAGGTACGCTGCCTGCTCGACGGCGTGCTTTGGGTTTCCTTCGCAGCAAGGCCGTTGTGTCTAAATTGTTTGGCGATGTGGCGGCACGATTCAAAGATCGATCCGGGGGATACACCAGAATCGTCAAGACTCGCCGCCGCATTGGCGATGCGGCTGAAATGGTTGCTATCGAATTAGTTTCCCGTCAAGAACTTGCTCCGAAGAAAAAATCTGAAGCGCGAACCGCTCAGCCTACATCCACCGAGACCGGAACATCGGCCTAA
- a CDS encoding ABC transporter ATP-binding protein translates to MDPIAAQKKHCLRAAALVKSFRGRKVVKGVTIEVSAGEVVGLLGPNGAGKTTIFDMMVGLCQPDEGEISFIGEAVTHLPMYKRARMGIGYLPQESSVFRRLSVEHNVLAILEMLGYAREERSQRVDALLKELDLLHIRKSMAYALSGGERRRLEITRALAATPSFMLLDEPFAGIDPIAVADIQQIIIRLKNKGIGILITDHNVQETLSIVDRAYIINEGLILESGSPEVIVQSATARAVYLGEQFKL, encoded by the coding sequence ATGGATCCAATTGCGGCACAGAAGAAGCATTGCTTGCGTGCGGCAGCGCTGGTGAAAAGTTTCCGGGGACGTAAAGTCGTCAAAGGTGTCACGATCGAGGTGTCTGCCGGTGAGGTGGTCGGGCTTCTCGGCCCCAATGGCGCGGGCAAGACCACCATTTTCGACATGATGGTTGGTTTGTGTCAGCCCGATGAAGGGGAGATCAGCTTCATCGGAGAAGCGGTGACCCACCTGCCAATGTACAAACGAGCGCGCATGGGAATCGGTTATCTGCCTCAGGAATCATCGGTTTTTCGACGTCTCTCCGTAGAGCATAATGTCTTGGCGATTCTAGAAATGCTAGGGTATGCTCGTGAAGAGCGAAGCCAGCGGGTCGATGCCTTGCTCAAGGAATTAGATCTCCTCCATATACGAAAAAGTATGGCCTATGCCCTTTCAGGTGGAGAACGCCGACGCTTGGAAATCACACGCGCCTTGGCGGCGACCCCGTCGTTCATGCTGCTGGATGAACCGTTTGCTGGGATTGATCCGATCGCCGTCGCCGATATTCAACAAATCATCATCCGGCTGAAGAACAAAGGGATCGGCATCTTGATTACCGATCACAACGTGCAGGAAACCCTCTCCATCGTAGACCGGGCATACATCATCAATGAAGGATTGATTTTGGAGTCGGGGTCTCCTGAAGTTATTGTGCAGAGCGCAACGGCTCGAGCCGTGTATCTTGGCGAACAGTTCAAGCTATAG